The genomic region AAAGATATatgtagagtgtgtgtgtgtgtgtgtgtgtgtgtgcgcgcgcgcgcatgcacgCGCCTGCATGTGTGCAAGCATGCACTATATCCCAACATCCAGAGCAGTGCTTGGCACCTAACAGGCACTCAATAATTATCTTTGAATGTATGTGCTGGGCAGACATTCTCTGATCCTTGTGGCCTAAGGCTGTGTTTGCTGAACCTGTTCCTCTGAATGCCACCTCCTGCTGGGGGCTCAGGTTGGGCCTTTGGCCAGGTCTAAGAAGGTAAGAGAAACAGGTGGGGACAGGCCAGCCTGCTCCACACCTTCCTCTTCCAAGGCTGGCTCTTCCTCTTCTCTAAGCCTTTCCTCCTCCACCCACCTTCACCCTCCAGACCATGAGATGGGGCGGTTGTGCACTGGAGAGTGAAGGCAAGAGCAACAAGAACTGACAAAGTCAAATGACAGAGAAATAGTTTTTCAAGCTACTGAAGCCCGTTTAGAGGCTGTCCTCGGGTGTTAGTCCTTGGGGACAGTGGGGTGGGGTAGTGGGCAGTGTTCACGCAGCTGGCTCCCGATGGGAGAGGGGGATGGAACATGGAGGTGTGAGGCTGATGGTACCTCTGGTTCTGCGTGGAAGCCCATCTCTGTGCCCGCCAGTCTTAGTGGCTCAGAAGCAAACCTGGAGGTGAGGATTTGAGAACAAGTAGTTTATTTGAGTGGTGACCCCAGGAAATACCAATaggagagtgtggggaggggaagtgggtgagagaaggagaggcagccaatAAAGGCTATGTTACAAAGTTAGTTATCCCTGGGGGTAGCTGGACCTTGATCCTGCTGGGACGATCTGGAGCCAGGAAAGGACACATGCCTCAGATAGCACACCCAAGGGGCAAGCGAAGCGAGGGTGTTCACACACTAACCCCGCAGTCATGGGTGGAAGGCCACACGGCACTTCTGGCCTGCCTGCTGTGAGGGTGGGCAAGGGGGCCCTGGTGGCCAGAGAGAGCCCCAGGCAGAGATACAGGTGCTGGCAGCTGGACAGGCGTACAATGGAATGGTGAGGGTGAAGGGAAGCGGGCAGGGTACCAACTGCATCTGCAGCCCTGCCTCTGTCCATATAGGTCAAGAACCATGCCTGCAGCCCAGGGTGCTTTGCAGGGGTGCCACACCTGTCCCATATCAGTGAGTTTTTGCTACAATACAGACCTCCCCAAAACGAAGTGGCTTCAAACAAGCAGCCATTTAGCTCCCAATTCAGTGGGTGGGCAGTTTGGGCTAAGCTTAATTGGGTTGTTCTAGTCTCAGCTGGGCTCACTTGTGTACCTGTGGCCAGCTGGCaggtgggctgggggctgggtgggctGGGGGCTGGTGAATGGGCCAGGGACGGGTGGGCCAGGGGCTGGCGGGTGGGCTGGGGGCTAGTGAGTGGGCCAGGGACGGGTGGGCTGGGTGCTAGTGAGTGGGCCAGGGACGGGTGGGCCAGGGGCTGGTGGGTGGGCTAGGGGCTGGTGAGTGGGCCGGGGCCGGGTGGGCCGGGGCCGGGTGGGCCGGGGCCGGGTGGGCTGGGGCCGGGTGGGCTGGGGCCGGGTGGGCCAGGGGCTGGTGAGTGGGCCGGGGTCAGGTGGGCTGGGGCCGGGTGGGCCAGGGGCTGGTGAGTGGGCCGGGGCCGGGTGGGCTGGGGCCGGGTGGGCCAGGGGCTGGTGAGTGGGCCGGGGCCGGGTGGGCTGGGGCCGGGTGGGCCAGGGACTGGCGGGTGGGCCGGGCCGCGTGGGCCAGGGACTGGCGGGTGGGCCGGGCCGCGTGGGCCAGGGGCTGGTGGGTGGGCCGGGCCGCGTGGGCCAGGGGCTGGCGAGTGGGCTGGGGCCGGGTGGGCCGGGGACTGGCGGGTGGGCCAGGGGCTGGTGAGTGGGCCGGGGCCGCGTGGGCCAGGGACTGGCGGGTGGGCCGGGCCGCGTGGGCCAGGGGCTGGTGAGTGGGCCGGAGCCGGGTGAGCTGGGGCTGGGTGGGCCAGGGGCTGGTGGGTGGGCCGGGGCCGGGTGAGCCGGGGGGCTGGCGAGTGGGCCGGGGGCTGGCGGGTGGGCCGGGGGCTGGCGGGTGGGCCGGGGGCTGGCGGGTGGGCCGGGCCGCATGGGCCAGGGGCTGGTGAGTGGGCCGGGGGCTGGTGAGCTGGGGCTGGGTGGGCCAGGGGCTGGTGGGTGGGCCGGGGCCGGGTGAGCCGGGGGGCTGGCGAGTGGGCCGGGGCCGGGTGAGCCGGGGGGCTGGCGAGTGGGCCGTGGGCTGGCGGATGGGCCGGGGGCGGGTGGGCCACGGGCTGGCAGGTCTAAGAAGGCTGAGGCTCAGACAGTATAGTCTCTCATTTTCCAGCAGGCTAGCTGAAGCTTGTTCTCATGGCATAGCTGCACTTGAAGAGAAGGAATGTAGGCAGGCAAGGGCTGGGGAGGGCTAGTCTTGGACGTGGTACAACATGACTCCCACTGTGTTCCGTTGGCCAGAGCAAGTTACCTGGTCAAATTCAAGGAGCGGGGAAATAGACTGACTCGTTATGGGGGGAGCTGCACAGTGATACTTAGGAGGGTATGTCCAGAAAGAGGAATGTTTGTAGCCATTTTTACAAATAATCTACCATGTCTGTAGACATCTTGTGATCTGGGAGACAATAAAATCCAGTGTTTGttctactctctctttttttaaaatgtattgattttttttaaagattattatttttttaaattttattcattttagagaggagagagaaagggagagacagagacagagagggagagagagaggagagacagagagaaaaggtggggaggagatggaagcatcaactcccatatgtgccttgaccaggcaagcccagggtttcgaaccggtgacctcagcatttccaggtcgccgctttatccactgcgccaccacaggtcaggctaaaatgtattgatttatgagagagaagagagagagagagaatgagagagagagtgatgttTCTGCCAGTTTGTGTtttgagacaatgctccaaccaagctagtggccagggccactctttTAGATATTGTAGGAGTCAGCAGCCATCTGGGTCAAGCATGGGAACATCTCTGCCATACACTGTGTCCTTCAATGACACTTTCTGTTAAGCattgtccttttttctttcttttctttttagattttttaaattcatttttagagacagaggtgggagagagaaagagagagagagaaaggggggggaggagagagaagcagaaagcatcagctctcatatgtgccttgaccaggcaagcccagggttttgaaccagtgacctcagcgttctaggtcaatgctttatccactgcgccaccacaggtcaggccagcatcgTCCTTTCTTTAGGCATCTTCAAGAAAGCAATTATTTCTGAGAGATAGCACATTAAATCTCTGCTGGCCAAGGCAGTGtttctgtgtgggtggggggacaGACGAGAGCTGAGCGGCTTTGGAGAATGTAAGTTTGCTTTCTCTTTTGGCTGGTGTCTGAACCTTTCTCCAGGTTTAGGGAATTCCTACCTTCCTAGTCCTGAAGGGTGGCAGCAGAGTCTGCCACTTTAGCAGATAAAAGTGTGATGTATTctctttcccagcctccctttaCAGCCAGGAAATGGGCATAGGGCTGGGCTTTTGCCCAGTGGATACATCTGTCCTGGCTCAGAATAGGAGCTAGTGATGCAAAGAAGTGGAAATCCATAAATGCTGTCTGGAGGAGGTCTGAGTTCTTGGGACAGTGGTGGCTGAGGGGCTAGAGGCTGAGTCCAGTGTCCCAAAATATTGTGCTGGTAGCAAATTTTAGGGGAATTTCTTCTGGCTGCAGAGTCCCCAACTTCATTTTCTAGACCTCCCAGAGATTCTATGAAGtataaagtattcttttttttcttttctctctctccctccctttttttaaaaaaattattcattttagagaagagagagagagagagagagagagagaaggggggaggagcaggaagcatcaattgtcatgtgccttgaccaggcaagcctagggttttgaaccggcgaccttagcattccaggtcaacgcttaatccactgtgccaccacaggtcaggctctctctctgagagagagagagagagagagagagagagagagagaggaagggaggtagagagacagagaagtaacAACTCGTTGCTTCCCTTACTTgtgcattaattgcttctcataaatgccttgaccagagattgaactggtgatctcagtcgCAAGCTGAGCCAGCAAGCCCCTTCCTCAAGCAGGTCACCTCAGCGTTCtgagtcaacactttatccactgagccaccactagTTAGTCAGAAATATTCTTTTAAGTGAATTTCTATTTTACTTCGATCAGACAGACTGTCAATTGAAACCGAGAACCCTAACTTGATGGTGGGAATGGAGGGGGAACCatacagaaagaaagggggaggtggaCAGAGAGCAGAAACTGAGCCTCTTTCCGTATTTGGCCTGATGCTGGTTTCACTGAGAATTATAAAGAAAACCAGGTGActgtttattcttcttctttttgggtAACTGTTTTTGAAAGCATGtgatagtttattcattttttaaaatagaatttcagaAGATAACAGGTTTGCCCCTTTAAGAAGCTGGTTGGAAAACCAAAGGGTAACTGAGGGAGAGGGGCTGACATGGAAACACAGGGATATCAGTGCTTCCGGTTTGGAGCCAGCCCCTGAGCACACAGAAGGATCTGGGACACCTCGGGAGAGGTCGCTGTGGGGGAGACTTGAGGCACAGTTACTAATACCAGAGTAAAAGGATCGTTTATGTAactcattatttttctctgaagagCATATAGGATTAGCTGGCCCAGGCGAACAGGGCAACAGATTTAGAAGGGCGTGACATGTTGGTGGAAAAGGCGGATGGGAGCCGGTTCATCGACTTGTTAAAGAAGATGCTGaacctgacccgtggtggcacagaaaatagagtgtagacctgggatgaggaggacccaggtttgaaaccccaaggtcactgacttgagcgtagactcactgccttgagcatgatcccgtggtcactggcttgagcccaaaggttgctggcttgacgctcaaggtcgctggcttgaagcccaaggttgctagcttgagcaaggggtcactggctcggcttgagctgccctcccctcccccataaggcacaaatgagaactaaagtgatgcaaataTGAGgtgttgcttctcatctttctcctttcctgtctctctacgtgctctggcacaaaaaaaaaaaaaaaaaaaatgctgctgaCCATAGATGCCGATAAGAGAATCATTCCGATCGAAACCTTAAACAACAACCCTTTTGTCACCATGACACACTTACTCGACTTTCCCAATAGCGCGCACGTCAAATCACATTTCCAGAACATGGAGATTCGCAATCATCGGGTGAATATGTACGACACTGTACTCGACTTTCCCAATAGCGCGCACGTCAAATCACATTTCCAGAACAGGGATTTGCAATCATCGGGTGAATATGTACGACACTGGACTCGACTTTCCCAATAGCGCGCACGTCAAATCACATTTCCAGAACATGGATTTGCAATCATCGGGTGAATATGTACGACACTGTGAACCAGAGCAAAACCCATATGCACATGCCCCCCCCCCGCAAGTCCACTAACCTGATCATGACCTTCAAGAATCAGCTGAACGTTGTCCACAAGCAGCCCTCCACGGCATTTATGCCGCCATGACCCAGCAGAGCACGCCCGGCAGATGGGAACACCCAGATCTGTGCCGGGCGGGACCCCTTCCAGCACGCTCTCGCCATGGGTTGCAGGCCTCTCCCTCTACGCACACTGGCTATTCCGTGCAGATGGAAAAGGCTGGTCCTGTCGTCACTCAGGCCCCCCCGCATGTCCACTAACCTGATCATGACCTTCAAGAATCAGCTGAACGTTGTCCACAAGCAGCCCTCCGCGGCATTTATGCCGCCATGACCCAGCAGAGCACGCCCGGCAGATGGGAACACCCAGATCTGTGCTGGGCGGGACCCCCTTCCAGCACGCTCTCACCATGGGTTGCAGGCCTCTCCCTCTATGCACACTGGCTATTCCGTGCAGATGGAAAAGGCTGGTCCTGTCGTCACTCAAGACGCAGGAGGCCAGCCTCTGTAGATCCAACCAGGTGTGCTTGCGAAGCAGGCCTGCTTCCCCCAGTGTGGCAGCCGCTGCCTGGAGTGGCCACCTATACATCGGTGAAGCATGCGACCGTGAtcgcagaggccatggaggccaTTGCGGACCCCCGCAGTTGGCCTACTTGGAGGAACACGCACGCTCACGGGAGTGATTCCAATCCTACCAGGTAGCACCCTGCGATCTCGACTGGTCCTGTGACCCTGCCCTAGCCCTTAAATATGAGCACGGCACGTGATGGGCAGCAGCCAACCAGCACCATCTCCACCTCCGCCTCTACGTGTGCGCGGTCCTCTCACGCCACCAGCTGCCCTGCGGCAGAGCGAGTCTAGAACATGCCGCCCGGCGGCGCCCTTGTGCGGGCAGCCTGGCCTGCCCCGCCGCTCCTCTGCCATGTGTGGCTGGAGCGACACAGTCTCCAGCACCACCAGAGGCAGTTGCGGACCACTGTCATTACTGATACCGCAGCCCCGCGGCCAGCGTCATCGCCAAAAGCGGCAATGAAGAAGAGGAACGGAAGCACGCTCCCACCAGCCGACTTGAGCCGAGTGTGATTTGCGCTTGGGCTACCTGATGAGCCCCAGGAACTTGCCCCTCCAGAACAGTTGGTCCCCTGGCCCTCTGCACCCCCTTTGGTCTTAGGACCTTGTAGATCCAAAGCCATATGACCCCAACCTGCTGGCTCACATTAGGACTGAGGGTCAGAGAAGAGAGACCTGCTACCCAGCCCAGCACTGCCAACCAGCAGGCACCCTACCATTGCATGTAAAGCTTAGCATTTGCAGTTAGGCCTGAATTATTAATTTCTGATTGGATACAATGCCAATAATTAGTCATCACAAGTCCTTTTGATTAGATAATAAATTCCCACACTTGAAATCATTATGAAATGCACAGTGATTAAAACATtctcactggccctggccggttgactcagcggtagagcgtcggcctagcgtgcggaggacccgggttcgattcccggcca from Saccopteryx leptura isolate mSacLep1 chromosome 6, mSacLep1_pri_phased_curated, whole genome shotgun sequence harbors:
- the LOC136377030 gene encoding uncharacterized protein; translated protein: MSTDMPTAHSPAPRLTRPRPTRQPPGSPGPGPPTSPWPTQPQLTSPRPTHQPLAHAARPTRQPPAHPPAPGPPASPRPTRQPPGSPGPGPPTSPWPTQPQLTRLRPTHQPLAHAARPTRQSLAHAAPAHSPAPGPPASPRPTRPQPTRQPLAHAARPTHQPLAHAARPTRQSLAHAARPTRQSLAHPAPAHPAPAHSPAPGPPGPSPPGPGPLTSPWPTRPQPT